The following DNA comes from Chiloscyllium plagiosum isolate BGI_BamShark_2017 chromosome 12, ASM401019v2, whole genome shotgun sequence.
TGAGCTGTGGTTGGGAAATACTTTGTGCCAGAGGGCCACCACTGCTAAAATCCAACTGCTGACTACACAATGCTTGAAAGGCCTGCTGCTGAGGGGCAGGAACTAATCCTGGTTCCCCATTACCAGCAGTTTCAATGTAATAACCCACTGCACTCAAGGTGCTGCTTACCGAACTCCCTCCACTTGTACTCTGCCCATCCAGATTTGGATCAGTGACAGAAGCTTGCTTTACACTGTCCAGCGTCCTGTTCACAGAGGTGCCTTCAGTGAGAACAGTGACATTTTCTTTGTCATAGAACTCAGTACAAACCCAGCGACCTTTCTTGTATGGCTCAGTGTTGGAATCCAATTTCACCACTCTGAACCTGGAGCTGCCAGCTGCCGGCTGCTGTGCTACGGTTGCACCGGTGGAAGCCACAGTACTGGATGCAGCCCCGATCACTCCGGTCGTACCACTCACAACACTGGCATTGGCACCAACACTCACCCCACCGACACTCACGTTGCTCCCCATACCGCTTACAGTTCTGGCATTCGCCGGGGCTCCAATGCTGGAAGCCAGGGCCACTGGCGTCCCAACCGAGCCACTCACTAACCCAGGCATGGGCACACCGGTGCCATTTTTCTCCACGCCGGCAGTCACATTGCCAGGAGGCACGATTCCCGCTCCTGAAGGCACAGCGCCGGCCATCCCTGGGCCCGCCAGCAtggcagggtggtggtgaaggggatggtggtggtggtgatggtgatgggttggatggtggtggtgagcaggGGGCGGGTGCAGGCTGTGGATGCTGCCGTTGAAGAGAGCCGGCTGGTGGGGGGGCAGGCGAGGCTGGTTGGGGGACAGGGCGCTGGGGGTCTCGGCGTCGCCCACGTTGTTGAGGGTCTCCTCGGAGGAGCTGCGCTCCGGCTCGTAGTCGGTGGCCCGGGAGACGTCGAGGATCTCGGAGGACGAGAGGTCCTCGGTGTGGGACTCGTCCATGTCGTCGTAGCTCTCGGTGTCCTCGGCGATGCTGTTGTTGGAGCCGGCGTTGTTCTGCGCCGGGGTCACGCTGGTGATCTGGAAGCCGCTCTTCTTCTTCATCTGGGCCCCGGCCATCGAGCCGGCACCGGCGGGGGCCACCACAGCAGCGGGGCCGGGAGGAGGAAGGGCCACAGCCCCAGGCCCGTGGAGGCTGAGAGTCAGCGGCGGGGCCGGCACCGGCACAGGCACCGGGCCGGCGCCGGGCCCTGAGGAGCAAGCCGCCAGGGCCGGCGAGCGCAGAGCGTCGTCCGGGTGCGGATGCGGGCGCGTCGGAGCCGGCTGCCCCATCAGGCCGCCCAGCGAGGGAGAGGCCGAGGCCCCGCCGGAGCCTGGGCCTGGCGTGGAGGCCGGAGGAGGCGGCGGCGGGTGGCTGGTGCTGCTCCGCCGGGGGTAGAGCGGGTGCGCCATCTTCCTGTCCGCCGCTGCGCTCTCCGACTGGTGCATCATGGCATGGGCTGGGGGGGCGGGGAGGAGGATTGGtgaggggggggaagagagagagaNNNNNNNNNNNNNNNNNNNNNNNNNNNNNNNNNNNNNNNNNNNNNNNNNNNNNNNNNNNNNNNNNNNNNNNNNNNNNNNNNNNNNNNNNNNNNNNNNNNNNNNNNNNNNNNNNNNNNNNNNNNNNNNNNNNNNNNNNNNNNNNNNNNNNNNNNNNNNNNNNNNNNNNNNNNNNNNNNNNNNNNNNNNNNNNNNNNNNNNNNNNNNNNNNNNNNNNNNNNNNNNNNNNNNNNNNNNNNNNNNNNNNNNNNNNNNNNNNNNNNNNNNNNNNNNNNNNNNNNNNNNNNNNNNNNNNNNNNNNNNNNNNNNNNNNNNNNNNNNNNNNNNNNNNNNNNNNNNNNNNNNNNNNNNNNNNNNNNNNNNNNNNNNNNNNNNNNNNNNNNNNNNNNNNNNNNNNNNNNNNNNNNNNNNNNNNNNNNNNNNNNNNNNNNNNNNNNNNNNNNNNNNNNNNNNNNNNNNNNNNNNNNNNNNNNNNNNNNNNNNNNNNNNNNNNNNNNNNNNNNNNNNNNNNNNNNNNNNNNNNNNNNNNNNNNNNNNNNNNNNNNNNNNNNNNNNNNNNNNNNNNNNNNNNNNNNNNNNNNNNNNNNNNNNNNNNNNNNNNNNNNNNNNNNNNNNNNNNNNNNNNNNNNNNNNNNNNNNNNNNNNNNNNNNNNNNNNNNNNNNNNNNNNNNNNNNNNNNNNNNNNNNNNNNNNNNNNNNNNNNNNNNNNNNNNNNNNNNNNNNNNNNNNNNNNNNNNNNNNNNNNNNNNNNNNNNNNNNNNNNNNNNNNNNNNNNNNNNNNNNNNNNNNNNNNNNNNNNNNNNNNNNNNNNNNNNNNNNNNNNNNNNNNNNNNNNNNNNNNNNNNNNNNNNNNNNNNNNNNNNNNNNNNNNNNNNNNNNNNNNNNNNNNNNNNNNNNNNNNNNNNNNNNNNNGTCCCCTAACCCTGTCTCAGAGCAGACACCGCCTCCTGCCCCCTCATCACTCCCGCccggcctccctccctccctccccgcTTTAACTCTGGCCTGGAGCCCCGGCCCGAGCTCGCCCTCGCCCTCCTCAGCCGGGCACCTGCAGGAGCCGAACCACCGCAAACCGAGCAGGCCCCTGCCTCCCTCTGACTGGGAAGGAGTCCCCACGCCCCCCTCCCCTGACCAGACGCCGGTCCCTGTCCCTCCCTCTccgtgtgtgtgggtgtgtgtgtgtgactgaagCTGGCTGGCGGGATGAACCGTTTCACCGcatcattcaaaaaaaaattaatctctcTCGGGATGGAATTATTAAATTTGTTTTTCGGAAGggggtgtctctctctctctctctctggtcacAAAAGCTGCTTTCCGCTCCGGTCGTGTCTGGAGGACAGTTTGAAGCCTCCCTCTTCCCCAGCTGCTGGCTGTCCGTGACGAAGGCCCGGCCCAGCCCAGCCCGACCCGGCTTCctctcccccctcctcctcctccacctccacctcactctcactcactgtccgCTTGTCAATGGAGAAGTGAGCCACCAGCAAGATGGCGAACGCACATGCGCAACCGAGCACCTCCCATTCGTTTCTCCCTCCCGGCTCGAGCCCCCCGCCGCGAGGAGACAGACATAAAGCCGTCTGGAAACCGGGGCCGTCGGAAACGGCCGATCTCTCttctctttccctccctcccctAGAGGATGATCACGGAGATTGCCGAGCCGCTCGGCGTGCGAGCTCCGCTGCGTGACGAGGGTTGCCTAGCCACGcccccccctccaaaaaaaatccGGCGACCCAAGGGGAGACGGAAATAC
Coding sequences within:
- the LOC122554917 gene encoding TSC22 domain family protein 1-like; this encodes MMHQSESAAADRKMAHPLYPRRSSTSHPPPPPPASTPGPGSGGASASPSLGGLMGQPAPTRPHPHPDDALRSPALAACSSGPGAGPVPVPVPAPPLTLSLHGPGAVALPPPGPAAVVAPAGAGSMAGAQMKKKSGFQITSVTPAQNNAGSNNSIAEDTESYDDMDESHTEDLSSSEILDVSRATDYEPERSSSEETLNNVGDAETPSALSPNQPRLPPHQPALFNGSIHSLHPPPAHHHHPTHHHHHHHHPLHHHPAMLAGPGMAGAVPSGAGIVPPGNVTAGVEKNGTGVPMPGLVSGSVGTPVALASSIGAPANARTVSGMGSNVSVGGVSVGANASVVSGTTGVIGAASSTVASTGATVAQQPAAGSSRFRVVKLDSNTEPYKKGRWVCTEFYDKENVTVLTEGTSVNRTLDSVKQASVTDPNLDGQSTSGGSSVSSTLSAVGYYIETAGNGEPGLVPAPQQQAFQALCSQQLDFSSGGPLAQSISQPQLTQSQLHSQDVMHSQQKPSAPLPGRAGISGVQQTPIQQQLPYSQQQQPLQALSAGSQPQQLSYPQQQPASQMTTQHIMSSNTSAVITEYVQHPQMQPSAQPIQQSSGGVGAAAAPSGQPQLVQGQAQSVLAQAQSGQTPGQPVGHVSAMMPPAGAANGQLVTGQQSNTIPLLQQSCSPSVNKSTPIGLQPSAPPAAQAQQVGQPLQGGMVQQQANVSGLVQQVTVAPPKQQLSSQPQGQGVECIIQSVNNQTITGISSTPSVNANLPSVGSNVSTSIPTGPANSVPQQTTTQTSVQNSLIQKASQPSVPANASLPVVQVGPQKMVPGSAQHSAPIQSLLNAVEDSQQPADQPLLHVQQVAIGESVLSAASALVQEIASSANLPASASLLPLKTLPLSMQPVDGEDDSFHSCH